The Syntrophorhabdaceae bacterium genome includes a region encoding these proteins:
- the thiM gene encoding hydroxyethylthiazole kinase has protein sequence MNEQELSRKTVEIVREIRKQQPLIHHITNFVVMNSTANVTLAIGASPIMAHAPEEMEAVASFASALNLNIGTLTEEWIRSMLIAGAAAGKRGIPIVLDPVGSGATPFRTDTVRRILAEVPVTVLRGNASEIMSLISDEIKIRGVDSLETVDAVRDGALAHARNLKKVIAVTGAVDYVTDGKDAIEVRNGHPMFGRVTGTGCGATTAISCFCAVEPDTLTATACALAYYGLAGEEAARLSQGPGSFQVALYDALFSLSDKTMMKKLNLRYR, from the coding sequence GTGAACGAACAGGAGCTATCAAGAAAGACCGTAGAAATAGTGCGTGAGATCAGGAAACAGCAGCCCCTGATTCATCACATCACGAATTTTGTCGTGATGAACTCTACGGCCAACGTGACTCTCGCCATCGGAGCATCCCCGATCATGGCGCATGCGCCTGAAGAGATGGAGGCCGTGGCCTCTTTCGCGAGCGCGTTGAATCTCAATATCGGCACACTGACTGAAGAATGGATCAGGTCCATGCTGATTGCAGGGGCCGCCGCCGGCAAAAGAGGCATACCGATCGTGCTGGATCCGGTCGGTTCCGGGGCCACACCGTTCAGGACCGATACGGTGAGGCGCATCCTCGCGGAAGTCCCGGTAACGGTCTTGAGGGGTAACGCGTCGGAGATCATGTCTCTTATCAGCGATGAGATCAAGATCCGGGGCGTGGATTCCCTCGAAACAGTGGATGCGGTGCGGGACGGGGCACTCGCACACGCGCGGAATTTGAAGAAGGTTATCGCCGTGACCGGTGCAGTCGACTATGTAACAGACGGGAAAGATGCGATAGAGGTGAGAAACGGCCATCCCATGTTCGGACGGGTAACCGGCACGGGGTGCGGGGCAACCACAGCCATTTCGTGTTTCTGTGCTGTAGAACCGGATACCCTCACGGCCACTGCGTGTGCACTCGCCTATTACGGACTTGCGGGCGAGGAAGCGGCGCGACTGTCACAGGGACCGGGGAGCTTCCAGGTTGCCCTCTACGATGCACTTTTTAGCCTATCTGACAAGACCATGATGAAGAAGCTCAATCTCCGATATAGATAG
- the nifS gene encoding cysteine desulfurase NifS, producing MKTIYLDNNATTRVAPEVLAEMTPYFSEFYGNPSSMHSFGGQVAKKLAQARAQVAALIGASPDEIIFTSCGTESDNTAIRSALSVKPDKRHIITSRVEHPAVKALCEHLAESNYRVTTLEVDADGNLDMDQYKKSLSADTAVVSLMWANNETGVIFPVEEAAQFARERGALFHTDAVQAVGKVPINMKENSIDMLSLSGHKLHAPKGIGVLYLRKGTKFSSFLIGGHQEKGRRGGTENTPSIVALGKACELASSNMKQENTRVRQLRDKLEKELLKRISNCKVNGGGALRLPNTTNISFEFIEGESILLLMDGHGICASSGSACTSGSLQPSHVLRAMGVPYTMAHGSVRFSLSVYNTEEEIDFVIEKLPPVIERLRSMSPYWNVESNVCATAS from the coding sequence ATGAAAACCATATACCTCGATAATAACGCTACGACGCGGGTCGCCCCCGAGGTGCTCGCCGAGATGACACCATATTTTTCCGAATTCTACGGAAATCCATCGAGTATGCACAGTTTCGGGGGGCAGGTAGCCAAAAAGCTTGCCCAAGCCCGCGCACAGGTGGCGGCCTTGATCGGGGCTAGCCCGGACGAGATCATCTTTACGAGCTGTGGCACAGAAAGCGACAATACCGCCATTCGTTCGGCCCTCTCTGTGAAACCGGACAAACGGCACATCATTACGAGCCGTGTGGAGCACCCCGCTGTGAAGGCCCTTTGCGAGCATCTCGCCGAGAGCAACTACCGGGTGACGACCCTGGAGGTCGATGCCGACGGGAACCTGGACATGGACCAGTATAAGAAAAGCCTTTCAGCGGATACGGCTGTGGTGAGCCTCATGTGGGCAAATAATGAAACGGGCGTTATCTTCCCTGTTGAAGAAGCGGCTCAGTTCGCCCGGGAACGGGGTGCCCTTTTTCATACAGACGCAGTACAGGCCGTGGGCAAGGTACCCATCAATATGAAAGAGAATAGCATTGATATGCTCTCGTTATCGGGGCATAAGCTTCATGCCCCCAAAGGCATAGGCGTGCTCTATCTTCGGAAGGGTACGAAATTTTCCTCTTTTCTTATCGGAGGCCATCAGGAGAAGGGTCGCAGGGGCGGCACGGAAAACACCCCGAGCATCGTAGCCCTGGGCAAGGCATGCGAACTGGCTTCAAGTAACATGAAACAGGAAAATACCCGAGTGAGACAGCTTCGGGACAAGCTTGAAAAGGAACTTCTCAAGCGCATCTCAAACTGTAAGGTAAACGGGGGAGGGGCACTACGTCTTCCCAATACCACAAATATCAGCTTCGAGTTCATTGAGGGGGAAAGCATCCTTCTGCTCATGGACGGCCATGGCATCTGCGCGTCCTCCGGTTCGGCCTGCACGTCCGGATCACTTCAGCCTTCCCACGTACTGCGCGCCATGGGTGTACCCTATACCATGGCCCACGGGTCGGTGAGATTCAGCCTCAGTGTTTACAATACCGAGGAGGAGATCGACTTTGTCATTGAAAAGCTGCCGCCCGTTATCGAGCGGCTCCGATCTATGTCGCCTTACTGGAACGTGGAAAGTAACGTATGCGCCACTGCATCATAG
- the nifU gene encoding Fe-S cluster assembly protein NifU, which produces MWEYTDKVKEHFLNPRNVGEIENPDGVAEVGSIACGDALKLTFKLDENKKIVDAKFKTFGCASAIASASAMTEMIKGMTIEDAMKITNQDIADYLGGLPAEKMHCSVLGQEALEKAIEHYRGSESPKKEGEIVCECFGVTDKEIERAVRENHLTTVDEVTNYTKAGGGCKKCHEKIQELIDRIYAQPEQEALESAKPRLTNLKKIRMIEEIIDREIRPSLRHDGGDIDLVDIVGNRVLVATRGACAVCQASQLTLKGFVETKLRELVSPELVVEEVSQ; this is translated from the coding sequence ATGTGGGAATACACCGATAAAGTGAAAGAACATTTTCTCAATCCCCGGAACGTAGGGGAGATTGAGAACCCCGATGGCGTGGCCGAGGTAGGATCTATCGCCTGTGGAGACGCCTTAAAACTCACTTTTAAGCTGGACGAAAACAAAAAGATAGTCGATGCCAAATTCAAGACCTTCGGATGTGCAAGCGCCATCGCATCGGCTTCGGCCATGACGGAAATGATCAAGGGCATGACCATAGAGGATGCCATGAAGATCACCAACCAGGACATTGCCGACTATCTTGGCGGCCTGCCTGCCGAGAAGATGCACTGCTCCGTCCTGGGACAGGAAGCCCTGGAAAAGGCCATCGAACACTATAGAGGCTCCGAGTCACCCAAGAAAGAAGGGGAGATTGTGTGCGAGTGCTTCGGCGTCACCGACAAGGAGATCGAGCGAGCCGTAAGAGAGAACCACCTGACAACGGTAGATGAAGTTACGAATTACACCAAAGCGGGCGGCGGCTGCAAGAAGTGTCATGAGAAGATTCAGGAGCTCATCGACAGGATATATGCGCAACCCGAGCAGGAAGCTTTAGAATCGGCAAAGCCGAGGCTTACGAACTTGAAGAAGATACGGATGATCGAAGAAATCATAGACAGAGAAATACGTCCGTCATTACGACACGACGGCGGCGATATCGATCTCGTCGATATCGTTGGCAACAGGGTTCTTGTGGCCACGCGGGGTGCCTGTGCAGTTTGCCAGGCGTCACAACTCACGCTCAAAGGCTTTGTCGAGACCAAGCTCCGCGAGCTTGTTTCACCCGAACTCGTTGTGGAGGAGGTTTCGCAATGA
- a CDS encoding Rrf2 family transcriptional regulator, whose protein sequence is MKISTKGRYGLRALIDLSTHGNKGAPVLLSDIARRQGISEKYLEQIAGRLHKSGLVKTVRGRRGGYLLNKPADEIKLSEIIEILEGPINVVDCVGKPGFCEKSAICSARDVWTVLNNRIAETLSQYTLQDIVNAQSHKIGTENPMYYI, encoded by the coding sequence ATGAAGATATCCACCAAGGGCAGGTACGGGCTCAGGGCTTTGATCGATCTGTCAACCCATGGCAACAAGGGGGCTCCGGTCTTGCTTTCGGACATCGCACGACGCCAGGGCATATCGGAAAAGTATCTCGAGCAGATTGCCGGTCGGCTCCACAAATCAGGTCTCGTCAAGACTGTCAGGGGAAGGAGGGGCGGGTATCTCCTCAACAAACCGGCGGACGAAATAAAGTTGAGCGAGATCATCGAGATACTTGAAGGCCCGATCAATGTGGTAGATTGCGTGGGAAAACCAGGCTTCTGCGAAAAATCAGCAATTTGCTCGGCCAGGGACGTCTGGACAGTCTTAAACAACAGAATCGCCGAGACCCTGTCACAATATACCCTTCAAGACATCGTGAATGCGCAGAGTCATAAAATAGGGACAGAGAACCCCATGTATTATATTTGA
- a CDS encoding DUF3343 domain-containing protein: MTEPQIEYLVALFKSVSHVISAERILKEAQVPHKIIPVPRKISSDCGVCIRFLPEHGDLLEKVLNGRAEAYTVECL; the protein is encoded by the coding sequence ATGACGGAACCTCAAATAGAGTATCTTGTAGCGCTTTTCAAGTCGGTGAGCCATGTGATTTCTGCCGAGCGTATCTTGAAAGAAGCACAAGTGCCGCATAAGATCATCCCGGTGCCGAGAAAGATAAGCTCTGATTGCGGTGTCTGTATAAGATTTTTACCTGAACACGGCGATCTGCTTGAAAAAGTGTTGAATGGAAGAGCGGAAGCCTACACCGTAGAATGCCTGTAA
- the yedF gene encoding sulfurtransferase-like selenium metabolism protein YedF — translation MSETINAKGLACPEPVILAKKALETSNEITVLVDNATAVENIKRLAAGAGCSVEVARESGGIFRVDLKKEGGRATDEAAPDYLSCPADVSLPAFGPTVFVIAADTMGKGSDELGVTLMKAFIHTATELKAGPDVMIFYNSGAKLAAEGSDFLDDLKKLEDKGVKMLVCGTCVNYYNLTGKIAAGEVSNMYDIAVTLSGAGRIVQP, via the coding sequence ATGTCAGAGACAATCAATGCAAAAGGACTCGCCTGCCCTGAGCCGGTGATTCTTGCGAAAAAGGCCCTCGAGACATCAAATGAAATTACCGTGCTCGTGGACAATGCGACTGCGGTGGAGAATATCAAACGGTTGGCTGCGGGCGCCGGCTGTTCCGTTGAAGTTGCCCGCGAGTCGGGAGGCATATTCAGGGTAGACCTGAAGAAGGAGGGCGGCAGAGCCACAGATGAAGCCGCGCCGGACTATCTTTCCTGCCCGGCCGATGTTTCCCTTCCAGCCTTCGGCCCCACTGTGTTTGTTATTGCCGCCGACACCATGGGCAAGGGAAGCGACGAACTCGGTGTTACCCTCATGAAAGCCTTTATTCATACGGCGACCGAACTTAAGGCCGGTCCGGACGTGATGATATTCTACAACTCCGGTGCGAAGCTCGCGGCGGAAGGGTCGGATTTTCTGGACGATCTGAAGAAGCTTGAAGACAAGGGAGTCAAAATGCTTGTGTGCGGCACATGCGTCAACTATTACAACCTTACCGGAAAAATTGCAGCCGGTGAGGTCTCAAATATGTATGATATCGCGGTCACTCTTTCCGGGGCGGGACGGATCGTTCAGCCATGA